In one Triplophysa rosa linkage group LG13, Trosa_1v2, whole genome shotgun sequence genomic region, the following are encoded:
- the arr3b gene encoding arrestin 3b, retinal (X-arrestin) — MLFLQGLQEDQWQWFDGVLKIDPSDLNGRKVWVQLACAFRYGREDLDVIGVSFRKDIWVKRIQMYPPSTNRPPDTPMQKALVMKAADQGHPFTLDIPVHLPCSVSLQPASDDVGKPCGVDYELKAYIANEADNLDETIVKKDTCRLIIRKIQYAPEKQAAGPKAVISKQFITTDKSIHLEASMEKELFYHGDPIPVTVKVNNETSKVVKKIKITIHQITDVVLYSADKYHKCVLNEEFSDQVNANSTFEKEYKVTPLLANNKDKFGLALDGKLKDEDTNLASSTILLPDMDKKMQGMMVSYKIKVTLIMGGGLLGSLTTSDVTAELPLVLMSPKPAGEVSIVVKNNTVWVLTTDGKFSYSCVLMNMFYKF, encoded by the exons atgttgtttctacagggTCTACAAGAAGACCAGTGGCAATGGTTCG ATGGAGTGCTTAAGATTGACCCTTCAGATCTTAATGGAAGAAAAG TGTGGGTACAGCTTGCATGTGCCTTCCGCTATGGAAGAGAGGATCTAGATGTGATTGGAGTTTCATTTAGGAAAGACATCTGGGTAAAACGCATTCAGATGTACCCACCTTCAACAAACAGGCCACCCGACACACCAATGCAAAAAGCACTTGTGATGAAAGCTGCGGACCAAGGACACCCCTTCACTCTTGAC ATTCCAGTTCATCTTCCATGCTCTGTATCCCTTCAACCGGCATCAGATGATGTCGGCAAG CCTTGTGGGGTTGACTATGAGCTCAAAGCCTATATTGCCAATGAGGCAGACAACCTTGATGAGACGATTGTCAAGAA GGACACTTGCCGTTTGATCATCCGTAAAATCCAGTATGCCCCAGAAAAGCAAGCAGCAGGACCCAAGGCTGTGATCAGCAAACAATTTATAACAACAGACAAATCAATTCACCTGGAGGCCTCCATGGAAAAGGAG CTTTTCTACCACGGAGATCCGATTCCTGTCACAGTAAAAGTGAACAATGAGACCAGTAAAGTTGTAAAGAAAATCAAAATTACAA TTCACCAAATTACAGATGTTGTGCTTTACTCAGCGGACAAATACCACAAATGTGTCCTGAATGAAGAATTTAG TGACCAGGTTAATGCTAACTCCACCTTTGAGAAGGAATACAAAGTCACTCCATTGCTGGCAAATAACAAAGATAAATTTGGTCTTGCCCTGGACGGCAAACTGAAGGATGAAGACACCAACCTGGCTTCTTCAAcaat TCTGCTACCTGATATGGATAAAAAGATGCAAGGCATGATGGTTTCCTACAAAATTAAGGTTACCCTCATAATGGGAGGTGGTCTCTTGGGAAGCCTCACAACAAG TGATGTTACTGCTGAGCTCCCACTGGTTCTGATGTCACCCAAGCCAGCAGGTGAAGTTTCTATTGTTGTGAAAAATAACACTGTATGGGTGTTGACAACTGATGGCAAATTTTCCTATAGCTGTGTGCTTATGAACATGTTTTACAAGTTCTGA
- the nkrf gene encoding NF-kappa-B-repressing factor, with protein sequence MISAQSQGLNDTIKPSWPCNIDEYRQQSESDKLWTARRKFIVKNVSEYEGKALDKMLALSMVWVNHVFLGCRYDPQLMQKVLEMAEGISVGEMRSYELVPSAEAKRRPHSSEGSERPVKKMSVCRPRFEPVHFVSGGSSGSGIGGTEEKENEKESRKNEELQKEPDHQTYNCSRDTGPSSSASSEILRYGYDRQADSQTNRFDGNGATGRSGAWDNKRCGLGFGQPERPSSFTGVQNGPGRGGSGLLPTPSLPTPILTQTIQEKQRLIFRVSRAIAVTLRDPTFTGGPETPIYNFILSRSIQACKTNPEYIYVNLKDIPLSDLPKNRKVPSEGYACELRCQGVYLATGYSGSKNGARDRASEQAVKLLMRPVEVRIVQRQYKRKNVNDMVVCQVTTPNPILPPTLRNPEDKVPPSTKGQYEPDRSKHWTQFVLMENAHDAICMLNNSAAFNRMKIDYTFNPIPNSNLWLCSVYLQEELLAQARGTKKSSKHSAAEEAVRVLRMHQAAYQQPQQHLSGENHSLEQSGGRFAQHDGKQTQLSQLVILENSDNAICIINDTAQFNKVLADYKFTVLPDHNWRCEVYLDGQFVAAGIGPKKTVKHVAAEEALATLRRTQAVVKSNLRKEDHADAISRNQIIAHSGEESTRQEIKEDNIGNQLLRKMGWTGGGLGRDGEGIAVPIKVKEQFTREGLGMDMNRHGKQLTKRDIDEIIRNYACSDRQDDLRFSNELNNEERKQIHQISQRYGLRSKSYGQGRQRFLMVSRRVQKDQLIGQLLQDGQVGRYELVKPQALQ encoded by the exons ATGATCAGCGCTCAGTCACAGGGCCTGAATGATACGATAAAACCTTCTTGGCCCTGTAATATAGATGAATACCGACAGCAGTCCGAGAGCGACAAGCTGTGGACCGCCAGGCGTAAGTTTATAGTGAAGAACGTCAGCGAATATGAGGGAAAAGCTCTTGATAAGATGTTGGCCCTGTCGATGGTGTGGGTTAACCATGTGTTCCTGGGATGCAG GTATGACCCTCAGCTAATGCAGAAGGTGCTTGAGATGGCAGAAGGGATTTCTGTTGGTGAAATGCGCTCTTATGAGCTAGTCCCAAGTGCTGAAGCTAAAAGAAGACCGCATTCATCCGAAGGAA GTGAGCGGCCCGTGAAGAAGATGTCTGTTTGCAGACCGCGATTCGAGCCGGTTCACTTTGTGAGTGGCGGGAGCAGCGGCAGTGGAATAGGAGGAactgaagaaaaagaaaatgagaagGAAAGCAGGAAGAACGAAGAATTACAGAAAGAACCAGATCATCAGACATATAACTGTAGCCGTGATACCGGCCCCTCCTCCTCTGCTTCTTCAGAAATATTAAGGTATGGATATGACAGACAGGCTGACTCACAAACCAATCGATTTGATGGAAACGGTGCAACCGGAAGGTCCGGAGCCTGGGATAACAAACGCTGTGGACTTGGCTTTGGCCAACCGGAAAGGCCGAGCTCTTTCACCGGAGTTCAAAACGGACCGGGCAGGGGCGGCTCTGGTCTTCTCCCTACACCCTCGCTGCCGACTCCTATCCTCACACAGACGATACAGGAAAAACAGAGACTAATATTCAGAGTATCAAGAGCCATTGCGGTCACTCTCAGAGATCCCACATTCACCGGTGGACCTGAGACGCCGATATACAATTTCATACTTAGCCGCAGCATTCAGGCTTGTAAAACGAATCCTGAATATATCTATGTAAATCTAAAAGATATTCCACTCTCCGACTTGCCTAAGAACAGGAAAGTGCCATCAGAAGGATACGCATGTGAGCTGAGGTGTCAGGGCGTGTACCTGGCCACGGGTTACTCGGGAAGCAAAAACGGTGCCAGAGACCGTGCGTCCGAACAGGCTGTCAAGCTTTTAATGAGGCCGGTGGAAGTTCGTATCGTGCAAAGACAGTATAAGCGTAAGAATGTCAATGATATGGTGGTGTGTCAGGTTACCACTCCGAACCCAATCCTCCCTCCAACTCTTCGCAACCCAGAGGACAAAGTGCCCCCCAGCACCAAAGGCCAGTATGAGCCTGACAGAAGCAAACACTGGACTCAATTCGTTCTCATGGAAAACGCACACGATGCCATCTGTATGCTTAATAACTCAGCTGCTTTTAACCGTATGAAAATCGATTATACCTTTAACCCGATTCCTAACAGCAATTTGTGGTTGTGTAGTGTTTATTTGCAGGAAGAGCTGCTGGCACAAGCCAGAGGAACTAAGAAGAGCTCGAAACATTCAGCAGCAGAGGAAGCGGTCAGGGTATTGCGAATGCACCAGGCTGCTTACCAGCAACCGCAGCAGCATCTGTCTGGAGAAAACCACAGTTTAGAGCAGTCCGGCGGTCGCTTTGCCCAGCACGAtggcaaacaaacacaactcaGCCAACTGGTTATCCTTGAAAACTCAGACAATGCCATTTGCATTATAAATGACACCGCACAATTCAACAAAGTGTTGGCTGACTACAAATTTACAGTTTTACCAGATCACAACTGGAGGTGTGAGGTTTACCTGGATGGTCAGTTTGTGGCCGCAGGCATCGGGCCCAAAAAGACTGTGAAGCACGTTGCGGCAGAGGAGGCCCTCGCCACGCTTCGACGAACACAGGCGGTGGTGAAATCCAACCTAAGAAAGGAGGATCACGCAGATGCAATTTCGCGAAATCAAATCATAGCTCACTCCGGAGAGGAATCCACGCGACAGGAAATCAAGGAAGACAACATTGGTAATCAGCTGCTCCGTAAGATGGGCTGGACAGGTGGAGGTTTGGGGAGAGATGGGGAGGGCATCGCCGTACCTATCAAGGTGAAAGAGCAGTTTACCAGGGAAGGCCTTGGCATGGATATGAACAGGCATGGGAAACAGCTGACTAAGCGTGACATTGACGAAATCATTCGGAATTACGCCTGTTCGGACCGTCAGGACGATTTGCGCTTTTCCAATGAGCTCAATAATGAAGAGCGCAAACAGATCCACCAGATTTCCCAGAGGTACGGCCTGCGTAGCAAATCTTACGGACAGGGCAGACAAAGGTTTCTTATGGTGAGCCGCAGAGTTCAGAAGGACCAGCTAATTGGTCAGCTTTTGCAGGATGGCCAAGTAGGACGATATGAACTGGTGAAGCCTCAGGCCTTACAATGA